AATTTTCAAACAGTTAAAGATTAGAATAGAACAACTCAAAAATCATATAATCAACAAAACCACCCAACTAAAGACTAGAACAACtcaaaaatacatataaaattttaaacctttttaacaaatatatatatctgTTTCTATTGAAAAAACCCAATaaaacatcaaaacaaatcgAATTACCTATTTAAGTTCAATTTTTGAATTTCATCTTTTCAAACCCTATTCTAGAATCATATAATCAATAAGAAATTAAGAAACAACAAACTCATACTAGAAAGACTAGAATAACGCTAAATAAcctcaaaacacataaaactttAAACTTTTTTAACCGATCCTAAAATCCTATTATCTCATGACTCTTGAACAAAATCGCAtaacatcaaaataaaaaaataaaaaaacaaaacaaaacttgtACCTGTCAGGGACGGCCTGAATTAACCAGTTTGCAGCCGGAATTTTGTAGTCTCCGGCCGGAATTATGCTGGTGAGGCAGAGGGAGGGCGGGAGTCGCTGGCAAGTGGCAgcgatttgggttttttttttaattatgtggactgattttgtttaacaaaactagtagttGGGTTGGGCTTGAATGGGTTTTAAGTTATTGGGGTTGATGGATTGAATTTAAGTTTTATTAAAGAGGTTAGTGGGCTAACTTGTTTACATAATTTGATCGGGTTACAATCCATGTtcacaatttttttatataaattcctaACATTTTTTTCTAAGGGTTGCGGACGAAAAtatccaaggggtgcggtcggatTTTTTCAAtgggtgcggacgaaaatttccaaggggtgcggtcgggatttttcgcgaaaaataccactaattttttttttcaaggggtgcgcccgcccacccaccCTATAAGGTGAGTCCGCCACTGGTCGATGGTGAAAACTTATGTAACTATTACACATAAGATGAAAAGAAAAGTAAGTGAGAACTCAACCCTATATGACAGTGATATGACAAACACTTTATGATGTGATGGTAAAAAAATGTGAAACCATAATACGCCTAAATATGAAAACTTCTAATTTTAGCAATATCTATCACCAAAATGTTATATAAACTAGGCATATCGTAGCACTTGTAGTGTGTGTGGTTTACGTTATATAGGTGATGTACACAATAATCATAATGCTTTACAATTTACACATTTCAAGTTAAATTTTTTCTTGTTTTATCTTAAAATGTCATCATACCATACTCACTTCTAAATTACACAAAATTAATTATAGTCTATTTCATGTCTGAATATATGACCTCACGTTTATAAGGCTTACACCTTTACCATCTGGGCTAGTTCCAGTGTCCCACGATCGCTCAAATTAAACTTGAAATCACTAAGATAACTAAAAATATTGttcacaaaattttgaaagatttAGGTGTAATTtgtttttaagaggtaaaatgtttATAGTATGCGAACCACATCTGAAGACATATGTAGAAGAATAGGTGGACTAAACCTCTACAGTCTACAAGGCTTTTTGTTTTTTAATGTATGTAGACTTCTAACATAAATTAGTGGTGGTGTAcggacgatggtggtgggtggtggtggacgTGGATAGTGGACGTGGACGGTGGGTGGTGGAGGACGATGGTGGTGTTGTTTAACCCTTGCAGATCTTAGAAGATTTTAAAAGTGGTTGGGCCATGTCTGCACTAAGAAGAGCTCGTGAAGACGTTTTTTTAATGAATCGTCTtcgaaaaaacaaaaaatatgtAGGTGACAATGTCTGCGCACGCAGACAGAAGAGCTTGCGCAACCACCTTagtaaaaattgattttttttatcaaGTTAAATAAATCATCCTGTTAAGAAATATAGTTGGAAAATTTTAACAAAGAttttgtaaaatatatatatatatttttttttgaacggcaattttgtaaaatatttaaaGGTAGGAGATTATCAACATCTACCCTAATAAATATCGTTCAATAATCCTCTAATGATTTATTTAGTCATAAATATAGTTTAAACACCACCATTGGATCTTGCACATTTAAATATCGTTTTAACcatatattattttgttttttttagttgCGGAATAATAACAACTAATAATAAATTATATGAAGCCAAAAGGCCAAAAAGGACGGAAGGTGGAAAGAATCTAGAAATGTGAATTGATAggtgatatatacatatatagaatATGTATGTATTTCTCTCTCTATATCTTCTAAAACTTTAGCTGAAAACCAAACCAGAAACAACACATTTATAAATTCTTTATGCAGCAGATTTGCTGGCAAACAAATTAATGGTGGAATCAACCCAATATGTTTGTTTGCTCAGAGACCACAAGTTGACAATCCTGTGAGTCACTTccatttctagagagagaaagcgaggagagagaaagagagatctatctatctatctatcttaTCTCCAATCACTCTCTTCCTCGTATCTGTTGTTCAGAGAAAAGTGGCTCAGCAGATCGAAGATTTCCCCccttttttttctattttcttttttcGTAAATTAATTCTCCGATTTTTGTAATTCGTAATTTGAAGACGACTTCGGCGTGTTAACGGAGACTTATCGGCATGAGGTAGATTTATATTAAATTAACCGTTTATTACCTTGATTTGTTCTAGATTTTTGTGTATATTTGACTGAGGTAATTGTAATTTGTTACTGCGTTATTTTCAGTTAGTTTAAAATGCTTGTTATGAGGATTTATATTGATTTTGATAATTGAATTTAGGTTAATGATTTATATCCTTGTTTTTAGTGCTCTTTTGTGAGAATTGTTTGGTGGTGAAACTCAAAAGCTACTTTAGTATGTTCTATAATTGAGAGATtgtatctatctatctatatatatatatatgattttatGATTGTTTGGTAGGATATTTATGTACTCATGTTTTATTTTCATTGGTGGGATACTTGGATTCCTTTCCAAACAAGTATTATTTGTTATCTTTAAGAGTACTCTTCTTGCAAAATTGGAAGCATATGGTTGGTTAGTTACCCTTGAAGTATGTTGACATAGTCTATTGTTCACTGTAGTTTGATAATATTGATATGAAGTGGTTATTGATTATCCATGTGTTGTGTTGGTTTGTTTTAGTGCAGGAATGGCTACCAAAGTACAAACTAAGATGCATTTTTTAGGCTCGGTGATGGATCTAAACAATGGTCCGTGTAATGGTATGTGGGACGCGTATCATGATGAGAGAAATTCGGGTTACAACTCGTTTTTGATGAGCCAAACGATGGACAGACACCCGGGGTATCCAAAAGAACAAATGAGGCTAACTATTTTGAAGCAAGAGTCAATCTTCAGGCATCAGGTCTATGAGAAATATGATTCTAAAAAAATATAGTTTTGTTAAAGTTTCTGTTTTACTGATGTAGCCGCTTTTTCAGCTTCAAGAACTTCATCGACTGTATAAAAGACAAAAGGATTTGATGAACGAATTCACGATGAACGAGCGTTACAAATTTACGGTACCTGTAGGAGCAGCAAATTCGAGTCATTTTTTAAGTCATACTCAGAGAAGAGTGATTGATTTAGAACTTCCTGCTGATGTGGATGAGAGTAATGAAGAAAATCAAGCGGCAAAAGTTGTTCAAAATTTAAGCAAAAAACGAGCCTATAATTTGGCTGATCTTAACGAACCGATACATATGGAAGAAGCATCTTTTGCACCATCTGTTAACAGTGATTATTGTGTTACTGATAAACTACAAAAGCAAGATTTATCTAGAAATTCAAAGTTTTGGTACTCGCAAGCTGAGCCAAAGAAAGCCCATGAGCATTTATCGAGGAACAGAACGATATTTGGTGTTGAACTTTCAGAAAGCGGCAACAAGCCATCTTTTGGGTCTTCACAGTCTTCTTCATGGGATCAATACACGTCATCCGTCAACCATAGCCATTGGATTGAACCCTGTGGAAAACATGAAGTTTTGTATGGAAAAAAGAACCATGAAAACCTTGAGAAACAGCTGCCTCATTGGCTTATGAAGACCAAAGGGAAAGAAACAACAGTTTATCAGATGAATTTGGATTCTTTGCAGCAACATTCTCAGCAGTTTTTCAAGAAAGCCGAGAAACTTCAAACCGATCATGTCCACGGAATTACAAAAATTCTAGGGGTCCCGATTGTTAACGTTCAAGATTCAGCCAACGTTTCTCATGATAAAAATGCTGAAAACGACAAAAATAAAAGCATTTTGGAATCAAGGCAAGACTTTGATTTAAATTTGTCTTTTGACGAACAAGAAGATCCTTCATCAACACCAAACATCCCTGAAGCCGTTGTCAAAATCGCTTCAATGGAGATCGACCTGGAGACCCCTGCAGCCCTTGAAACCGAACCAGATGATGAACTTGTTAAATCTGCAGCTGAAGCTATCATCTCCATTTCATCATCCGAGGTGCCACCAGCCGACACTTTGCTGTGGTGGCTGGCAGAGGCAATTGCATCTGGTGACGGTTTCAAAGATTCAGTAAACGCGAATAAAGACGAAGATTGTATTCCCGAAGGTATGGATTACTTCGAGTACATGACACTAAAGCTGCAAGAAACCAAGGAAGAGTACAAGTGCTATGAGGCGGTGACTGTAGCGGAAAACGAAGAAGACGACGGTTTGTTGAAAAAACGAGCGACTAGAAAGGGACAAGGGAAGAGGGGTAGACCGAGAAAAGATTTTCAGCGGGACGTATTACCAGGAATTGTTTCATTATCGCGGCGAGAAGTGACTGAAGATCTTCAGATATTCGAAGAGGCGTTTAATGGTATTGGAGTTTCTTGGCAGTCAAAGAGAAAAACCGGTGGTAAGAATGGCAGAGGCAGGCGGCGCTTGATGGCTCCCAGCCCGCCAtctacgccaccaccaccgccaccaccagctGCGGTAGCTGTTGAAAAGAGTGTTCGTTTAGAGGTAGCGTTGGACGAGAAATGTCTTAGCGGTTGGGGAAAAAGGACGAGGCGTTTGCCCAGGCAGAGATGTCAAAATGGTAGTAATCACCATTCTCTAGCTTTGAAGTGTTGATTCGAATTACTACCACCGCTGCTGCCGCCGTAAACAGATAGAGTTGGTGTTTTGGAGACCATTGTTGTACATAATTATACAGTAGACTTGTTAAATATTGTCTCCTGTACAAGTGATTAAACTTGCCATCAACAAAGTTGGGACATTTTGGCAAGATAAACAACGTTTTGTTTTGTGAGTTTGATATAAATGGAAAGACAGTTTGCTTGTTCATATGTGTCACCATCTTTAACTACCAACGATTATgcggttttttttttatttttagttacgaggttatttttttattttatttttttttcaaatatctTGTGTCGGTCAATGCTATATGAACAAAAAAGTCGGCAGGAGAAACGTGTGAAATAAGTTTTTTCCACCAAAAAAGTCGGACCAATGTCATTGTTGGAAGATGTGGTATCCTTGAAtcaaaaaaagttaaaaatggaaAAGATATCTTATGCAACATCATAGAGACCGAACTCTTAACTTTATATAACCAAACATAAAGGATTTTGTCCAATACTAATATAtctgttattttttgtttaataatatcaaatatttaaatatttatggTGTTATAGTCATGTTAAACAATATTCACATGTATAGGCATGACATACATCTAGTTGCATATAAACCTTTTGTGCACGTATCAAACTATATTTCGTTAATGTTATCTTATACATGACCTGCACTCGTGTATTACCAAAAGTCTTCGTCTCTTGATGGTGGTTAAGTGAAAAATACTAACGATCTGCGTTGCGTTAGCTCACTCACATATAGAAGTGAGTAGAACATATGATCACATATGTGTTTTGGTAATTACATATGCATTCATTTACTAGAAAGGCGTAATCAGGTTGACAATCTTACACACACATGGGAGGCTTGTTAGAGAGAATAACAAAACCATATCGGGCATGGAAGTCTCTAAAGTAGTGTAAGAGGTCTTTGGATTGGAATTTAAATCGTTGGTTTGTAATGCTCTGATAGATCAATATACATTTTCTAACCACGTAAGTATTTGATCAAGTCATTAACAACGAGTAATGACTGACAATTCAATCCAAAAGACCTTCAACATTACTTTAATGGCTTCTACCTTCAACAAGCCTTTGGAAGATGAGAAACGAGTCGGTTCACAGACAGGTGGTCCCGAATATTACAAGGATAGTGGATGAAATTAAAGCTATGGCATTCCTATGGGTAAAGAATCGATCGAAGTTGGCGGCCTTAACATGGGAGAAGTGGTGTCGGTTTGATGTCGGTGGTTAGTAATATGTGTATGTAGTTTGTTATGTAATTTTTTGGTGTTCAAACATATGTAAGTTTGGTGGGTAACTTCTTGCTACAATTAATAATAATTTTGTcggccgtttaaaaaaaaaaaaacaaacatttcTAACCACGTAAGTATTTGTTTGTTTTTGAGCACTCATATATataccaaataggtaaaatcatTACGACTActaccaaataggtaaaattgtTACGAGTACAAATATGATACAGGTACTAAATATGTAAAATTGATTAAACCTCTTGAAATTCTATatattctgaaaaaaaaaaagatatgcatttaaaaaaaactctcgaaaaattatataaaatttggTACCGCTACCATACCATATTTTACCCGTACATTTACCAATACCAAAATTACCAAATAACGAAATCAATAAAACTGGATACCGATACATGTATCGAATACCTAAAATCAGTAGCGATACGGATATGAATATAGGTATGAGTACAGTGCAAGTATATTGAAAAAAATGTCTCATCCCTACTTTTTTTAACGATAAATTTAAAGTTTATAAATGTACTAATTTGCTTCAAGCTGTATTATTTAGTGGTGTCAATTTCACAAAATCAGAACTCTCTTGTAGGGCCTTTAACACGTGGGCTGCAAACTAATTCAGCTGGATTCCAGAATTGGGCTTAATTAAAAGTGATCGTTGGGCTTTTGGGGGTTCGCTTACGAGAGTTTTCTGGGAGATCGAGACAGAGAAATAGAGATGAGAATTTGGTACTGGTTACAGGTGCCGAATTTTTTTGGTACTGTGTACCGATACCGAATTttttcggtactggtacccactttttggcatttttggtatcggtactttcggtacggtaccgggaaaataccgaattttaccttcaaataccggtatCGTAACGAatatttcggtaccggtacccagttttGGTGAAtttcggtacggtaccggtaccaCACTCATCCCTACAGACAAACACGGGTGGTGTTGGCTACAAGGGAGCTGCCATTTGGCTGTTTTGACACCTAGATGAGGTGAAAGGTTGTATGAGAGCGCACTTTTTTCACCCTTCATACCTTATGAAACTTTATGTGAAATGTGATATTAGGTAGAGTTgttatattatttaatatttaaaaaataaataaagaatgtCTCACGCCTATGGTTAGCTGCAAACCCACTCGAGGCAAAGCCCCTTTCGTGCCCCGTCGTAAACTGATGTGAACACCTCTCACGCCCCCAATGAACCCCATAAGACATGGACTTATATTTATCTTGTTGATTTGAAATTATGATTCACTTGTTTGACTAAATTCATTGTAGTCAATTCGCATGTGAATGTTATAATTGTGTTTATGCTTTTATTTCTTGCGTTATGCGATAAGCGAGTTGTAATAGTCACACCAATGCTTCAATTACAAAATTATATAAAGGGAAATGAACACTTGCGGGAGTGAATCGTGTCGTTAATTTTACACTTCTTAAAAAACAGCAAAATTaaaaaaactcaaagaaaaaaaactgtaacaccccgaaaacgggtttagtaatcaaaccacattaataataaaagacgggtaaagtactgttagtggtaaaattaacccggaaaatattaggatttatataattaaacctaatattttataaaaagggaaaagaaagcttttgagaaaataaagtttatagaagcccgagttaacgggacttaaaataaacttagtcatgaattccccgaacccactaatttaactaggaatgtttaacctagttaatgagTGAGAAAATTGTTAGAAATTAAGTGGATGGTGAACTACTTAATAAACTAACCAAATAAAAGGGGCCAATTTGGATAAAGTTGCCATCAACAAAGTTGGGACATTTTGGCAAGATAACATTTTGTTTTGTGAGTTTGATATAAATGGAAAGACAGTTAGCTTGTTCTAGGGATGAGCATATCGGTATCCgataccgaaccgataccgataccgcctaataccgatcccgaatttcacccaaactaggtaccgataccgataccgaaacatgtcggttaggtatcggtacggtacggtatcggtattataccgtattttgagggtcggtatcggtataataccgataccgtaccgtaccgataccgaaaacgccaaaaagtggataccgatCGGGATACCGATCGGGATCGGGATCGGTACGGGATCGGTACGGGATCGGTACGGGATCGGTATAGGATCGGTATTCGGTGGCATATGCTCATCCCTAGCTTGTTCATATGTCACCATCTTTAACTACCAACGATTATGcggttttttatttttacttacgaggttatttttttattttattttttttttcaaatatctTGTGTCGGTCAATGCTATATGAACAAAAAAGTCCACAGGAGAAACGTGTGAAATAAGTTTTTTCCACCAAAAAAGTCGGACAAATGTCATTGTTGGAAGATGTGGTATGTTAGAACCAGAAATACGATTCACACAAATACAAGAACAATCTGCACCAAGTACACGCACTCACACATTCtaaatcacaagaacaagaacacaagatttatagtggttcggTCTAATCTGACCTACATCTACTCCCATAACTAGTTCTCTTCTTTATTAGGTGCTCAAAAGTTTACAGACATGAATGAGAAGTATATATAGGGGGTTACAATTAGGGTTGTTGACTTTAAATTATACTAACAGAGAACACTCCTGCTAGCTGCAGAAAGAGTGTAACACAGAACACCCATGCTAGTTGCAGAAGGAGTGTAACTAAGAACACACCTACTAGCCAAATTCTCCACAATCCAATAATCtcccacttggaggctttgacAACTTCAAACTGCACTCCATGCAACTTCATATTCATAAGTACCTTTGTAAACATTTCATCTTCACTAGTTGTGGGCGGCCTTCTCATCGGTTAACCTGAAGGCCCGTTAAAGCTCCCACTGAGCTTCAACTCATCAGTCACTACTCGTGACTCGTTCTCTGTCCCTATCGGTTCCCACTGACACGAACTGCCCGATCTTGGAACATCCTTAGAACAAACACTCTCAGAATAAAGCAGATAATCAACTGGAGAGACTTTGACAGCTGGAATACTGGTTCTCTTAACCCACTGTCGTCTGGTAACTCTAACTGAAGCACGACCTGTGCTCTCACTGCCACGAATGCCCCTGACTAGTTTTACTGAACCTTTTCTAGCACGTTCAACCTGAATCTGACCTATGACTCTGGGTTTGCCATCTGCAAAGCAAACCTTCTTCTGCCCACGAGATTCTGTGAACCGGATTTTGGTCTTCTTCTGAACTGGGAGAACCTCTCCCTCAGACGGTACACTGACCATGTACAATGAGCCTCTCTTCTTGCCACGTGCAACTACTAAATTTCCCTTAATTACCTTCCACTGTCCACTACCGAACTTAACCTCGTGACCCTGATCATCCAGCTGCCCGACTGAAATAAGCATTTTCTTCAAGCCTGGAATAACTCTCACGTCTCTTAAAGTCCACGTATATCCGACTGGAGGAACTAAGTCAATATCACCCATGCCTGTGACATCTAAGACTTCATCATTTGCAAGTCGTACCTTGCCAAAGTCCCCAATTTTAAGATTCCGTAGTGCTTCACTGCTGTGGGTAGCGTGAAATGAAGCACCCGAATCCATAACCCAGGAATCCACACTGCTCTCCACATTACAGATCAAAACTTCATCATCTGAGTGGTCTACTGCAGCATTAACTTCTTTCTTTTCATTTGGACAGTGATTCCTGAAATGTCCAACCTCTTTATAGTTCCAACAGGTCACATCATTTCGAGCCCTAGACTGACTCCTCTTTCTGTTCTTGCTGCCACTACATCTGTTATTCTTCCTTCCTCTACCAACATGCATTAAATCACCCGATGATCCACCTGAATCTCTTCTTCTAACGTCTTCGCCCAGAATAAGATCCCGCATCTTCACAAACGTAAACTTGCTCGTATCTGAAGAGCTCGTAACAGCAGTTACGGTTCCAGACTAACTATCGGGTAATGAGGACAATAACAGTAGGGCTTGAATCTCATCATCAAACTTGATGTTCACAGACACCAACCGAGACAATATCGAGTTTAAGTTATTGATGTGCGTTGTAACTGAATCACCTTCCCTCATCCTGCTATTCACAAGCTCTCGAATAAGTTAAACCTTGTTCGCTGTAACGAACGTCGAGCGAGTATCGAGCGTCTCTTATCATATCGGTGAGTCCTATATTAGACAATAACGTAAATAGAAAATTACATAATTAGGTAGAAGCTGATTaaccaatgatctctagatcaagtggtggaagacttgcatttctcttgagagatgcaggtttaACTCTCACTTGGTGTAGAGTGGGGCACTGATGGGCAGTGATAGAAGACCCAGgaaaacctgggttggatccttgaccTAAACGAGTTTTACcagtaatttcaccgtcgtgcctacgggcgggtgggttaccgggttttccccggaattgctggtggactcgggttactctcggagtactccgggggtgtttggcctagcttttatttttttgacttatgcttatattttaaagtagcttatgcttattttctttcatttgataagctatttttaagtgtttgaattagcttatattctacaagttgataattaataattaatcttTAGTTGTTTGTTAAGTTATTTTGTATTATGGGAAGGGATATAATATCATTGTGTGTAATGAGTAAAACACCATCTTCTTCAAATAAGCTtattcaaataagctaaaaaaccatgTTCCCATAAGTTTC
Above is a window of Helianthus annuus cultivar XRQ/B chromosome 14, HanXRQr2.0-SUNRISE, whole genome shotgun sequence DNA encoding:
- the LOC110903899 gene encoding uncharacterized protein LOC110903899 isoform X1; this encodes MSAGMATKVQTKMHFLGSVMDLNNGPCNGMWDAYHDERNSGYNSFLMSQTMDRHPGYPKEQMRLTILKQESIFRHQLQELHRLYKRQKDLMNEFTMNERYKFTVPVGAANSSHFLSHTQRRVIDLELPADVDESNEENQAAKVVQNLSKKRAYNLADLNEPIHMEEASFAPSVNSDYCVTDKLQKQDLSRNSKFWYSQAEPKKAHEHLSRNRTIFGVELSESGNKPSFGSSQSSSWDQYTSSVNHSHWIEPCGKHEVLYGKKNHENLEKQLPHWLMKTKGKETTVYQMNLDSLQQHSQQFFKKAEKLQTDHVHGITKILGVPIVNVQDSANVSHDKNAENDKNKSILESRQDFDLNLSFDEQEDPSSTPNIPEAVVKIASMEIDLETPAALETEPDDELVKSAAEAIISISSSEVPPADTLLWWLAEAIASGDGFKDSVNANKDEDCIPEGMDYFEYMTLKLQETKEEYKCYEAVTVAENEEDDGLLKKRATRKGQGKRGRPRKDFQRDVLPGIVSLSRREVTEDLQIFEEAFNGIGVSWQSKRKTGGKNGRGRRRLMAPSPPSTPPPPPPPAAVAVEKSVRLEVALDEKCLSGWGKRTRRLPRQRCQNGSNHHSLALKC
- the LOC110903899 gene encoding uncharacterized protein LOC110903899 isoform X2 — its product is MATKVQTKMHFLGSVMDLNNGPCNGMWDAYHDERNSGYNSFLMSQTMDRHPGYPKEQMRLTILKQESIFRHQLQELHRLYKRQKDLMNEFTMNERYKFTVPVGAANSSHFLSHTQRRVIDLELPADVDESNEENQAAKVVQNLSKKRAYNLADLNEPIHMEEASFAPSVNSDYCVTDKLQKQDLSRNSKFWYSQAEPKKAHEHLSRNRTIFGVELSESGNKPSFGSSQSSSWDQYTSSVNHSHWIEPCGKHEVLYGKKNHENLEKQLPHWLMKTKGKETTVYQMNLDSLQQHSQQFFKKAEKLQTDHVHGITKILGVPIVNVQDSANVSHDKNAENDKNKSILESRQDFDLNLSFDEQEDPSSTPNIPEAVVKIASMEIDLETPAALETEPDDELVKSAAEAIISISSSEVPPADTLLWWLAEAIASGDGFKDSVNANKDEDCIPEGMDYFEYMTLKLQETKEEYKCYEAVTVAENEEDDGLLKKRATRKGQGKRGRPRKDFQRDVLPGIVSLSRREVTEDLQIFEEAFNGIGVSWQSKRKTGGKNGRGRRRLMAPSPPSTPPPPPPPAAVAVEKSVRLEVALDEKCLSGWGKRTRRLPRQRCQNGSNHHSLALKC